GCCGCTGAACGTCCACGGCATCGAACTGGTCCGGGACTCCCTGGAGTTCCACACCGCGAACCGATGGGACCAAGCATCCGGCCGCTTCCAGCCGCAGCGCATCGCGACCAACTATCGCTACCACGCGGTCCGCCCGGACCAGAGCTTCCGCATCGGCGATACCACGGTCACCGCGGTCCAGGCCAACCACAGCATCAACAAAGGCGTCTGGGGCATCCCCTTCATGCCGATCGAGCACGTCGCCCTCAACTACGTGATCCAGCGGAACGGCAAGACGTTGTTCTACGGCTTGGATTCCTCCTACACGCTGCCGGGAACCCTGGAAACTCTCAAACGGTTCCGTTTCGACGTGGCCGTGCTGGATGTGACCTTTGCCCAGATGGACGTCGAGCCCGCCCAGTCGGGCCATCACAACTTCACGATGATCGCGGAGACCATCGACGAATACCGCCGGGCGGGCATCGTCACCGACGCCACGAA
The DNA window shown above is from Phycisphaerae bacterium and carries:
- a CDS encoding MBL fold metallo-hydrolase — its product is MANSENNAIRFLGTGGGDFFYTDYPDCNSDYLPRVRERGGRNLRWAAQAWIAPDILIDFYDDRQIRTFGVPPESIRHLLITHCHYDHLNPPALLEFASTLSQPLNVHGIELVRDSLEFHTANRWDQASGRFQPQRIATNYRYHAVRPDQSFRIGDTTVTAVQANHSINKGVWGIPFMPIEHVALNYVIQRNGKTLFYGLDSSYTLPGTLETLKRFRFDVAVLDVTFAQMDVEPAQSGHHNFTMIAETIDEYRRAGIVTDATKIVASHLSVAHVVPHDDLVDQAAARGITLAYDGMALEF